A stretch of the Diadema setosum chromosome 16, eeDiaSeto1, whole genome shotgun sequence genome encodes the following:
- the LOC140239506 gene encoding uncharacterized protein: MDLFEDYPVPDYQEEEDRMTGYETIVIPYPRRDEPFVYDQQYGVSKNRGSSVIINGAYGHQAMPLRGNTWNAKPSGGVIIREIDNNDESPRIVDVTDADDQDIHNPDYPRSETGENGTSQYPTLPATAQVHPSRDYSRHVSIDDGRPDIQRVDLGGTIGDDEPPRTEIPAPPPPPPAPPIPSQSDGVQSQSPTDADAPPTQVETAIDGAGNPQPVHSALRRVLQAITDTPHNDQSTPDQTDNDTTSNRQDSRETYTQTRQQKSAESQTTLDRGTRPRSGAPDDSRGMGDNHRHSRPHGPSDERDGYRGGMEYEGNAFGPRFSNAYLNEDERRHPGRVYPGRDDPRRSQPTVIERIVITREIDPSTNRPVDSFPMHNMNSRSNIVYNNSVRTSGRRSRGWANWQGNWSPREAADNSDLVGIVAGMQGEMYDEQLPFDYMPGERPVRMGRTNQAYDISPEQLRRHPDVARNSRAQAAPTSHPFVSTAVPPPPPYTERDAGPTRSRLPSSPMSEPGPLPLGRSERLRSTNADSDRSSTMVAGWTRRTRVVFAVMLLLCVFLLLALVVVVVVYFTAGPGATCINDVMCDSPPLGYIIAFAIIGVLAMIFMFIGVALCCLACRLSREKRRQQYHFTTGR; the protein is encoded by the exons GAGGAAGAGGACCGGATGACGGGATACGAGACGATAGTGATCCCATATCCGAGGAGGGACGAACCGTTCGTCTACGATCAGCAGTATGGCGTCTCGAAGAATCGCGGAAGTAGCGTCATCATCAACGGAGCATACGGCCATCAGGCCATGCCTTTGAGAGGCAACACGTGGAACGCAAAACCTAGCGGTGGCGTCATCATCAGAGAAATCGACAACAACGACGAGTCACCGCGTATTGTTGACGTCACGGACGCAGATGACCAAGACATCCACAACCCAGATTATCCGCGATCCGAAACGGGCGAAAATGGGACGTCTCAGTATCCGACATTGCCGGCCACTGCGCAAGTCCATCCGAGTAGGGACTATTCTCGTCATGTCAGCATTGACGACGGTAGGCCGGATATCCAGAGAGTGGACCTCGGTGGGACTATTGGTGACGACGAACCGCCAAGGACAGAAATACCAGcaccaccaccgccaccaccTGCACCACCGATTCCATCCCAGTCGGATGGTGTTCAATCGCAATCACCAACAGATGCCGACGCACCACCGACGCAAGTAGAAACAGCTATAGATGGTGCCGGGAATCCACAACCAGTTCATTCAGCTCTAAGGAGAGTCCTCCAAGCTATCACGGATACACCTCACAATGACCAATCAACTCCAGACCAGACGGATAACGATACAACCTCGAACAGACAAGATTCGCGAGAGACTTATACGCAGACTCGGCAGCAGAAATCCGCCGAGTCGCAGACAACTCTGGACCGCGGCACTCGGCCTCGATCGGGTGCACCGGATGACAGTCGCGGGATGGGCGATAATCATCGGCACTCACGGCCCCACGGCCCGTCAGACGAGCGTGATGGTTATCGAGGAGGGATGGAATACGAAGGTAATGCCTTTGGTCCGAGATTCTCCAATGCATATCTCAACGAAGATGAGCGCAGGCATCCCGGCAGGGTGTATCCCGGGAGGGATGATCCACGGAGATCTCAGCCAACAGTCATCGAAAGGATTGTCATCACAAGAGAAATCGACCCAAGTACAAATCGCCCTGTGGATTCCTTTCCCATGCACAACATGAACAGCCGCTCGAATATTGTCTACAACAACTCTGTGCGTACAAGTGGACGCAGATCTCGTGGTTGGGCAAACTGGCAAGGAAACTGGTCGCCGCGAGAAGCGGCTGACAACAGCGACCTGGTTGGTATCGTCGCCGGCATGCAGGGCGAAATGTACGATGAACAGCTGCCCTTTGATTACATGCCCGGAGAGAGGCCCGTCAGAATGGGTAGAACTAATCAGGCTTATGATATCAGTCCCGAACAACTGCGAAGACATCCCGATGTCGCAAGAAACTCGAGAGCACAAGCAGCGCCGACATCGCATCCGTTTGTATCCACCGCTGTGCCGCCCCCGCCGCCCTACACAGAGCGGGATGCCGGCCCCACTCGGAGCCGACTACCGTCGTCCCCCATGAGCGAGCCGGGACCCCTTCCCCTTGGTCGCAGTGAAAGGTTACGTTCCACGAACGCCGACAGCGACCGATCGTCCACGATGGTGGCTGGGTGGACACGGCGAACCCGGGTCGTCTTCGCCGTCATGCTCCTTCTCTGTGTCTTTCTCCTCCTCGCTCTAGTAGTGGTGGTTGTCGTCTATTTTACAG CGGGCCCAGGTGCAACATGCATAAATGACGTCATGTGCGATTCACCTCCTCTCGGATACATCATAG